One window of the Streptomyces sp. TS71-3 genome contains the following:
- a CDS encoding FAD-binding dehydrogenase, with translation MAYDADVIVIGAGLAGLVATAELVEEGRRVILLDQEPEQSLGGQAHWSFGGLFFVDSPEQRRMRIKDSHALALQDWMGTAGFDRDEDHWPRRWAEAYVDFAAGEKRSWLFEQGVRFFPLVGWAERGGYDAMGHGNSVPRFHITWGTGPGLLAPFVRRVRAAEERGLVEMRFRHRVTGLERSAGGVDTVTGEVLDPSDIERGQPSSRTVTGSFELRAQAVIVTSGGIGGNHELVREHWPERLGTPPESMVAGVPAHVDGLMLGVTERAGGRLINRDRMWHYTEGLRNWEPIWEQHGIRILPGPSSLWLDATGKRLPVPLFPGFDTLGTLDHIMHSGHDHTWFVLNKRIIAKEFTLSGSEQNPDLTGRSVRGVVERARADVPGPVKAFMDNGADFVVKENIPDLVRGMNALTEEPLIDEAELRRTLVARDRELANPYTKDLQITALRGARAYLGDRLIRAVAPHRILDPAAGPLIAVKLHILTRKTLGGLETDLSGRVLTDGGQPLPGVYAAGEAAGFGGGGLHGYRSLEGTFLGGCLFSGRTAGRAAARAVA, from the coding sequence ATGGCCTACGACGCAGATGTCATCGTGATCGGTGCGGGCCTGGCCGGGCTCGTGGCGACCGCTGAACTCGTCGAAGAGGGCCGCCGGGTGATCCTGCTCGACCAGGAGCCGGAGCAGTCCCTCGGTGGTCAGGCGCACTGGTCCTTCGGCGGGTTGTTCTTCGTGGACTCGCCCGAGCAGAGACGCATGCGGATCAAGGACAGCCACGCCCTCGCGCTCCAGGACTGGATGGGCACCGCCGGCTTCGACCGTGACGAGGATCACTGGCCCAGGCGGTGGGCCGAGGCCTACGTCGACTTCGCCGCCGGTGAGAAGCGCTCCTGGCTCTTCGAGCAGGGCGTGCGGTTCTTCCCGCTGGTGGGCTGGGCGGAGCGGGGCGGCTACGACGCCATGGGCCACGGCAACTCGGTGCCCCGCTTCCACATCACCTGGGGCACGGGCCCCGGCCTGCTCGCGCCCTTCGTCCGCCGCGTCAGGGCGGCCGAGGAGCGGGGCCTGGTCGAGATGAGGTTCCGGCACCGGGTCACCGGCCTGGAGCGCAGCGCGGGCGGGGTCGACACGGTCACCGGCGAGGTCCTCGACCCCTCGGACATCGAACGCGGCCAGCCCAGCAGCAGGACCGTCACCGGCTCCTTCGAACTGCGCGCCCAGGCGGTGATCGTCACCTCCGGAGGCATCGGCGGGAACCACGAGCTGGTCCGCGAGCACTGGCCCGAGCGGCTCGGCACGCCCCCGGAGTCGATGGTCGCCGGGGTGCCCGCGCACGTCGACGGGCTGATGCTGGGCGTCACCGAACGTGCCGGGGGGCGGCTGATCAACCGCGACCGCATGTGGCACTACACGGAGGGCCTGCGGAACTGGGAGCCCATATGGGAGCAGCACGGCATACGCATCCTGCCCGGGCCCTCCTCCCTCTGGCTGGACGCCACGGGCAAGCGGCTGCCGGTGCCGCTCTTCCCCGGCTTCGACACCCTGGGCACCCTCGACCACATCATGCACTCGGGCCATGACCACACGTGGTTCGTGCTCAACAAGCGGATCATCGCCAAGGAGTTCACGCTCAGCGGCTCCGAGCAGAACCCGGACCTGACCGGCCGGTCGGTCCGCGGCGTCGTCGAGCGGGCGCGCGCCGACGTGCCCGGGCCCGTGAAGGCGTTCATGGACAACGGCGCCGACTTCGTCGTCAAGGAGAACATCCCCGACCTGGTGCGCGGCATGAACGCGCTCACCGAGGAGCCCCTGATCGACGAGGCCGAGCTGCGCCGCACCCTCGTCGCCCGGGACCGCGAGCTCGCCAACCCCTACACGAAGGACCTTCAGATCACCGCTCTGCGCGGCGCCCGCGCCTACCTCGGCGACCGGCTCATCCGCGCCGTGGCCCCGCACCGCATCCTGGACCCCGCGGCGGGCCCGCTGATCGCGGTGAAGCTGCACATCCTGACCCGCAAGACGCTCGGCGGCCTGGAGACCGACCTGTCGGGCCGGGTGCTCACGGACGGCGGCCAGCCGCTGCCCGGCGTCTACGCGGCCGGTGAGGCCGCCGGCTTCGGCGGGGGCGGCCTGCACGGCTACCGCTCCCTGGAGGGCACCTTCCTCGGCGGCTGCCTCTTCTCGGGGCGCACGGCGGGGCGGGCAGCGGCGCGCGCGGTGGCCTGA